From Streptomyces sp. NBC_00237, a single genomic window includes:
- the cbiQ gene encoding cobalt ECF transporter T component CbiQ — protein sequence MGAGHAHALYRQGHSPVHALPPHCKLVAVFGFVVVVVSTPREAVWAFGAYAVLLAAVAYAAGVPARHVLTRMLVEVPFVAFAVLMPFVAEGERVEVAGVSVSVPGLWGAFNILAKGTLGVAASVLLASTTELRELLYGLQKLRLPSLLVQIATFMIRYGDVIAGELKRMSIARRSRGFEARGVRQWGVLAKTAGALFIRSYERGERVHLAMVSRGYTGVMPVLDDAEASREQWVRAGALPGAALLVCLTGWVWVL from the coding sequence ATGGGCGCCGGTCACGCCCACGCGCTCTACCGGCAGGGCCACAGCCCCGTGCACGCGCTGCCGCCGCACTGCAAACTCGTCGCCGTGTTCGGCTTCGTGGTGGTCGTCGTCTCGACGCCCCGGGAGGCCGTGTGGGCTTTCGGGGCGTACGCCGTGCTGCTCGCGGCCGTCGCGTACGCGGCCGGGGTCCCGGCCCGTCATGTGCTGACCCGGATGCTCGTCGAGGTGCCGTTCGTGGCCTTCGCCGTACTGATGCCGTTCGTGGCGGAGGGCGAGCGGGTGGAGGTCGCGGGGGTCTCGGTGAGCGTGCCGGGGCTGTGGGGGGCCTTCAACATCCTGGCGAAGGGGACGCTGGGGGTGGCGGCGTCCGTACTGCTCGCTTCGACGACGGAGCTGCGTGAACTGCTCTACGGATTGCAGAAGTTGAGGCTGCCGTCGCTGCTGGTGCAGATCGCGACGTTCATGATCCGGTACGGGGACGTCATCGCCGGTGAGCTGAAGCGGATGTCCATCGCCCGGCGGTCCCGGGGCTTCGAGGCGCGGGGCGTACGGCAGTGGGGGGTGCTGGCGAAGACGGCCGGGGCCTTGTTCATCCGGTCGTACGAGAGGGGGGAACGGGTGCATCTGGCGATGGTGAGCAGGGGGTACACCGGGGTGATGCCGGTACTGGACGACGCCGAGGCGTCACGGGAACAGTGGGTTCGGGCCGGGGCGCTGCCGGGGGCTGCGCTGCTGGTGTGTCTGACGGGATGGGTGTGGGTGCTGTGA
- a CDS encoding PPOX class F420-dependent oxidoreductase gives MSISLNTLARKLFDGPNVAVLATVSADGSPQTSPVWVGRDGDELLVSTQDGRLKVRNMRRDPRVSLTVYAASDPGAYVEVRGVAEIAEDEGRALAVALAEKYEGAGAGEEYLRLPETAVRLAVRIVPTRVVGYGG, from the coding sequence ATGTCGATCTCTCTGAACACCCTCGCCCGCAAGCTCTTCGACGGGCCCAATGTCGCCGTCCTCGCCACGGTCAGCGCCGACGGCAGCCCGCAGACCTCGCCCGTGTGGGTGGGGCGGGACGGTGATGAGCTGCTCGTCTCCACCCAGGATGGCCGGTTGAAGGTGCGCAACATGCGGCGCGACCCGAGGGTGAGCCTGACCGTGTACGCGGCGTCCGATCCGGGTGCGTACGTGGAGGTGCGGGGCGTGGCGGAGATCGCCGAGGACGAGGGCCGCGCGCTGGCCGTCGCGCTGGCGGAGAAGTACGAGGGGGCCGGGGCGGGGGAGGAGTACCTGCGACTGCCGGAGACGGCAGTGCGGTTGGCGGTACGGATCGTGCCGACGAGGGTGGTGGGGTACGGGGGGTGA
- a CDS encoding helix-turn-helix transcriptional regulator translates to MAIEDNPISRKKYGEELKRRREELGLTQEELSEVTIISRTHIAHMEAGRRRPCLEDARRLDQALGGGHFFEEFLPTLDGRTVAEHFKEALEFEGQATIIREYAPKLVPGLLQTEEYAREVLNSGSAPKTDEERDRLLATRLSRARILDNFNSPLFWAMLDESVIRRPIGGPGVMCRQLRHIVALADSRRIRVHVLPFSVGFHSLMEGLVKLMWFEDLPPIAYTEGLKSGRVWEVPSTVGECQLAYDHALGDALSHRESLALLRSVAEDYEHEALQADHP, encoded by the coding sequence GTGGCCATCGAGGACAACCCGATCTCCCGGAAGAAGTACGGCGAGGAGCTGAAGCGGCGTCGCGAGGAACTGGGTCTCACCCAGGAGGAGTTGAGCGAAGTCACGATCATCTCGCGCACGCACATCGCGCACATGGAGGCGGGCCGACGCAGGCCCTGCCTGGAGGATGCGCGGAGGCTGGATCAGGCGCTGGGGGGTGGGCACTTCTTCGAGGAGTTCCTGCCGACGCTGGACGGCAGGACCGTGGCGGAGCACTTCAAGGAGGCACTGGAGTTCGAGGGGCAGGCGACGATCATCCGCGAGTACGCGCCGAAGCTGGTGCCCGGCCTGCTCCAGACGGAGGAGTACGCGCGCGAGGTGCTCAACTCGGGCTCGGCCCCCAAGACCGACGAGGAACGTGACAGGCTCCTTGCCACACGGCTCAGCCGGGCCCGCATCCTGGACAACTTCAACTCACCTCTGTTCTGGGCGATGCTGGACGAGTCCGTAATTCGCCGCCCGATCGGCGGACCCGGGGTGATGTGTCGCCAACTCCGTCACATCGTGGCCCTCGCCGACAGCCGCCGCATCCGCGTGCACGTGCTGCCGTTCTCGGTGGGGTTCCACTCCTTGATGGAAGGGCTCGTCAAACTCATGTGGTTCGAAGACCTTCCGCCCATCGCCTACACCGAGGGCCTGAAGTCCGGCCGGGTGTGGGAAGTTCCGTCCACCGTCGGCGAATGCCAGTTGGCCTACGATCATGCCCTGGGCGACGCCCTGTCGCACCGGGAGTCGCTGGCCCTGCTGAGGTCCGTCGCGGAGGATTACGAACATGAAGCGCTCCAAGCAGACCATCCGTGA
- a CDS encoding DUF397 domain-containing protein: MKRSKQTIRDASILTAWRKSSYSSGSDGDCLEVNDAWRKSTYSGGESGDCLEVNDSACAAHLPVRDSKNPTGPAILFPAAAWTAFVDALK, translated from the coding sequence ATGAAGCGCTCCAAGCAGACCATCCGTGACGCCTCGATCCTGACCGCCTGGCGCAAGTCCTCTTACAGCTCCGGTTCCGACGGCGACTGCCTCGAAGTCAACGACGCCTGGAGGAAGTCCACGTACAGCGGCGGCGAGAGCGGCGACTGCCTCGAAGTGAATGACTCCGCCTGCGCCGCCCACCTCCCCGTCCGCGACAGCAAGAACCCCACCGGCCCGGCCATCCTCTTCCCGGCGGCGGCCTGGACGGCCTTCGTCGACGCGCTCAAGTAG
- a CDS encoding HAD family phosphatase: MTEPVTEPVTQPATEPVTESSARYAVDGVVFDMDGVIIDSRPVIENAWREVARRHEVALDPATFEHYVHGRTGAETVRALFPDHSHDQRMALWKEVDQIEEEAAYEAIDGVCAFVRALDGLGVRLALATSSWPRKIDNALGGLGLADAFAVRITRDDVSRGKPHPEPYLAAADALGIPAPRLLVFEDSTSGVRSATAAGAITVGIGAANLTEVGAATTVADFTPLKAVHEPTGTVRLEGTSAEIGIALLGERTDA; encoded by the coding sequence ATGACCGAGCCCGTGACCGAGCCCGTGACCCAGCCAGCGACCGAGCCCGTGACCGAGTCATCCGCGCGCTACGCCGTCGACGGCGTGGTGTTCGACATGGACGGCGTGATCATCGATTCACGACCCGTCATCGAGAACGCCTGGCGGGAGGTGGCCCGTCGGCACGAAGTCGCCCTGGATCCGGCCACGTTCGAGCATTACGTGCACGGGCGCACCGGCGCGGAGACGGTGCGGGCCCTCTTCCCCGACCACAGCCACGACCAGCGGATGGCCCTGTGGAAGGAGGTCGACCAGATCGAGGAAGAGGCCGCGTACGAGGCGATCGACGGCGTCTGCGCCTTCGTCCGGGCCCTCGACGGCCTGGGGGTCCGCCTCGCGCTGGCGACCAGCAGCTGGCCCCGCAAGATCGACAACGCCCTCGGCGGGCTCGGCCTGGCGGATGCCTTCGCCGTACGGATCACCAGGGACGACGTGTCCCGGGGCAAGCCCCACCCCGAGCCCTATCTGGCGGCGGCCGACGCGCTGGGCATCCCGGCCCCGCGCCTGCTGGTCTTCGAGGACTCGACCAGCGGCGTGCGGTCGGCCACGGCCGCCGGGGCGATCACGGTGGGCATCGGCGCGGCGAACCTCACCGAGGTGGGCGCGGCGACGACCGTGGCCGACTTCACCCCGCTGAAGGCCGTCCACGAGCCGACGGGCACGGTACGGCTGGAAGGCACTTCGGCGGAGATCGGGATCGCGCTGCTCGGGGAGCGTACGGATGCATGA
- a CDS encoding energy-coupling factor ABC transporter ATP-binding protein: protein MSVASLAVKGLAYAYPDGHQALFGVDLRVEKGERVALLGPNGAGKTTLVLHLNGILTAGAGVVEVDGLPVVKRHLAEIRRRVGIVFQDPDDQLFMPTVREDVAFGPAAAGLRGAALESCVREALERVGMEAYADRAPHHLSFGQRRRVAVATVLAMRPEILVLDEPSSNLDPASRRELADILRGLDVTVLMVTHDLPYALELCPRAVILSEGVVVADAPTQELLLDSGLMRTHRLELPFGFNPASSPLP from the coding sequence GTGAGCGTTGCTTCGTTGGCCGTGAAAGGGCTCGCGTATGCCTATCCGGACGGGCACCAGGCGCTGTTCGGGGTGGACCTGAGGGTCGAGAAGGGGGAGCGGGTCGCACTTCTCGGGCCGAACGGGGCGGGGAAGACCACCCTGGTCCTCCACCTGAACGGGATCCTGACGGCGGGGGCGGGGGTGGTGGAAGTTGATGGACTGCCGGTCGTCAAGCGTCACTTGGCGGAGATCCGGCGGCGGGTCGGCATCGTCTTCCAGGACCCCGACGACCAGCTGTTCATGCCGACGGTCCGGGAGGACGTGGCGTTCGGCCCTGCGGCGGCCGGGCTGCGGGGGGCCGCGCTGGAGTCGTGCGTGCGGGAGGCGCTGGAGCGGGTGGGGATGGAGGCTTACGCGGACCGGGCTCCGCACCATCTGTCGTTCGGGCAGCGGAGGAGGGTGGCGGTGGCGACGGTGCTGGCGATGCGGCCGGAGATTCTGGTGCTGGACGAGCCGTCGTCGAATCTCGACCCGGCGTCGCGGCGGGAACTCGCGGATATTTTGCGGGGGTTGGATGTGACGGTGCTCATGGTCACGCATGATCTGCCGTATGCGCTGGAGTTGTGCCCTCGGGCGGTGATTCTCAGCGAGGGGGTGGTGGTCGCGGACGCCCCGACCCAGGAACTCCTCCTGGACTCGGGCCTGATGCGCACCCACCGCCTGGAACTCCCCTTCGGCTTCAACCCCGCCTCATCCCCCCTCCCCTAA
- a CDS encoding serine hydrolase domain-containing protein, producing the protein MDVQGTTVAGFEPVKDAFLRNFQARGERGAAVAVYLHGHKVVDLWGGTRDVDGTVPWALDTAQVVRSAGKGIAAAVPLLLHQRGQIDLDAPVGTYWPAFKAAGKERVLVRHLLSHRAGLPVLDRPLTPAEACDGASGARAVAAQAPAWEPGTDHGYHAQTYSFLVAELVRRVTGRTIGRWVAEEIARPLGLDFWIGLPEEEAHRVGRLAPVEEPPAEGGLKLRPKRAVSEAYADPHSLTRRAFGAIDPLPDENDPAYRAAELPASGAISTARALARCYAAMMGPVDAGPRLFAPATLTLARTEESAGPDRVLVVNTRFGLGFMLHGSASPLLGPGSFGHPGRGGSLGFADPETGIALGYVTNGLRKGVTADPRALALIAAIRKCLGRV; encoded by the coding sequence GTGGACGTCCAAGGCACAACGGTCGCCGGGTTCGAGCCCGTCAAGGACGCCTTCCTCCGCAACTTCCAAGCCAGGGGCGAGCGCGGTGCCGCCGTCGCCGTCTACCTCCACGGTCACAAGGTCGTGGATCTCTGGGGCGGCACCCGCGACGTCGACGGCACCGTCCCCTGGGCCCTCGACACCGCCCAAGTGGTGCGGTCCGCCGGGAAGGGGATCGCGGCAGCCGTGCCGCTCCTCCTCCACCAGCGTGGCCAGATCGACCTCGATGCCCCCGTCGGCACGTACTGGCCCGCCTTCAAGGCCGCGGGCAAGGAGCGCGTACTCGTACGGCATCTGCTGTCCCATCGGGCAGGACTGCCCGTGCTGGACCGGCCCCTGACCCCCGCCGAAGCATGTGACGGCGCGTCGGGGGCCCGCGCCGTCGCCGCTCAGGCCCCCGCCTGGGAGCCGGGCACCGACCACGGCTACCACGCCCAGACGTACAGCTTCCTCGTCGCCGAACTCGTCCGCCGCGTCACCGGCCGCACCATCGGCCGCTGGGTCGCCGAGGAGATCGCCCGCCCGCTCGGCCTCGACTTCTGGATAGGTCTGCCGGAGGAGGAGGCGCACCGGGTGGGGCGGCTCGCGCCCGTCGAGGAGCCTCCGGCCGAGGGGGGCCTCAAGCTCCGCCCCAAGCGCGCCGTGTCCGAGGCGTACGCCGACCCGCACTCCCTCACCCGCCGCGCGTTCGGAGCCATCGACCCGCTCCCCGACGAGAACGACCCCGCCTACCGCGCCGCCGAACTCCCCGCGTCCGGCGCCATCTCCACCGCCCGCGCCCTCGCCCGGTGTTACGCCGCGATGATGGGTCCGGTCGACGCCGGGCCCCGCCTGTTCGCGCCCGCGACCCTCACCCTCGCCCGTACCGAGGAATCCGCGGGACCCGATCGGGTCCTGGTCGTCAACACCCGCTTCGGGCTCGGCTTCATGCTGCACGGGTCGGCGTCGCCGCTCCTCGGCCCCGGCTCCTTCGGCCATCCCGGCCGCGGCGGATCGCTGGGCTTCGCCGATCCCGAGACGGGCATCGCCCTCGGGTACGTGACCAACGGCCTCCGCAAGGGAGTTACGGCCGATCCTCGGGCGCTCGCCCTGATCGCCGCCATACGGAAGTGTCTGGGGCGGGTGTGA
- a CDS encoding energy-coupling factor ABC transporter permease, whose product MHVPDGFINAPVSVAAGAAAVAAVGLSLRGARRELSDERAAPLAGLVAAFVFAVQMLNFPVAAGTSGHLLGGALAAILVGPWTGILCIAVVLLMQGVLFADGGLTALGVNITTMGVVTVLVSYGIFRGLVKVLPRRRRTVTASAFVAALVSVPAAAAFFTLLYALGGTTEVPVGKVLTAMVGVHVLIGVGEAAITALTVGAVLAVRPDLVFGARGIGAPLKLRVGGELVDAPAPASGTAAVPVAARSARRFWGVGLVSALALAGFVSLYASTSPDGLEKVAADQGIDKGAKPHAAEDSPLADYTVKALGEGSLSSGLAGVIGVGVTVAVGSGVFWAVRRRRAESASDSGAARVDA is encoded by the coding sequence ATGCATGTCCCCGACGGATTCATCAACGCCCCCGTCTCCGTGGCGGCGGGAGCCGCCGCCGTCGCCGCCGTCGGGCTCAGCCTGCGCGGAGCCCGCCGCGAGCTCAGCGACGAGCGGGCGGCGCCCCTCGCGGGCCTCGTCGCCGCGTTCGTCTTCGCGGTGCAGATGCTGAACTTCCCCGTCGCGGCCGGGACGAGCGGGCACCTCCTGGGCGGGGCCCTGGCCGCGATACTCGTCGGGCCCTGGACCGGAATCCTCTGCATAGCGGTCGTCCTCCTGATGCAGGGCGTGCTGTTCGCGGACGGCGGCCTCACCGCGCTCGGCGTGAACATCACGACCATGGGCGTCGTGACCGTCCTCGTCTCGTACGGGATCTTCCGCGGCCTCGTGAAGGTTCTCCCCCGGCGGCGGCGCACGGTCACGGCGTCGGCCTTCGTCGCCGCGCTCGTGTCGGTGCCCGCCGCTGCCGCCTTCTTCACCCTCCTGTACGCGCTCGGCGGGACGACCGAGGTCCCCGTCGGGAAGGTGCTGACCGCCATGGTCGGCGTACACGTCCTGATCGGCGTCGGCGAGGCCGCGATCACCGCGCTCACCGTCGGCGCGGTGCTGGCGGTCCGGCCGGACCTGGTGTTCGGGGCGCGGGGGATCGGCGCGCCGCTGAAGCTGCGGGTGGGGGGTGAGCTGGTGGACGCCCCGGCTCCGGCTTCCGGCACGGCCGCCGTTCCGGTCGCCGCCCGGTCCGCGCGCCGCTTCTGGGGGGTCGGGCTGGTCTCCGCGCTCGCCCTCGCCGGGTTCGTCTCCCTCTACGCCTCCACCAGCCCCGACGGGCTGGAGAAGGTCGCCGCCGACCAGGGCATCGACAAGGGTGCGAAGCCGCACGCCGCCGAGGACTCGCCGCTCGCCGACTACACCGTCAAGGCCCTCGGCGAGGGCTCGCTGTCGAGCGGGCTCGCCGGGGTCATCGGGGTCGGCGTGACCGTGGCGGTCGGCAGCGGGGTCTTCTGGGCGGTGCGCAGGCGGCGTGCCGAGTCCGCTTCCGATTCAGGCGCCGCACGGGTCGACGCCTGA
- a CDS encoding D-alanyl-D-alanine carboxypeptidase family protein — MKTGIKAICRITATLVTAGSVVTAGALVAPAAQAAPAAAPKVPSIVAKGGFLMDSASGRTYFSKAGDTRLSTGSTTKIMTAQVVLSTKGVNLDSKVTIQKAYSDYIVSKGASSARLIVGDKVSVRSLLYGLMLPSGCDAAYALADKFGSGKTRDARVRSFIGKMNTTAKSLGMKNTRFDSFDGIGNGANYSTPRDLSKLATAALKNGNFRTIVKTRSTTQRTTTKSGGYRDMKWTNTNKLLGSYNGAIGVKTGSGKQAKYCLVFAATRGKRTVVGAVLASSNEANRTADAKKIMDYGFKR, encoded by the coding sequence TTGAAAACTGGAATCAAGGCGATCTGTCGCATAACGGCGACTCTCGTCACCGCCGGGTCGGTCGTGACCGCCGGAGCGCTCGTCGCTCCGGCCGCTCAGGCGGCTCCGGCCGCGGCTCCCAAGGTGCCGTCGATCGTCGCCAAGGGCGGCTTCCTGATGGACAGCGCCTCGGGGCGCACGTACTTCTCGAAGGCCGGTGACACCCGGCTCTCCACCGGTTCGACGACCAAGATCATGACCGCCCAGGTGGTGCTCTCCACCAAGGGCGTGAACCTGGACTCGAAGGTCACGATCCAGAAGGCGTACAGCGACTACATCGTCAGCAAGGGCGCGTCGTCGGCGCGGCTGATCGTGGGCGACAAGGTCTCGGTGCGGTCGCTGCTGTACGGGCTGATGCTGCCGTCGGGCTGCGACGCGGCGTACGCGCTGGCGGACAAGTTCGGGTCGGGCAAGACCCGGGACGCGCGGGTCAGGTCGTTCATCGGGAAGATGAACACGACCGCGAAGAGCCTCGGGATGAAGAACACGAGGTTCGACTCGTTCGACGGCATCGGCAACGGCGCGAACTACTCGACGCCGCGCGACCTCTCGAAGCTCGCGACGGCGGCGCTGAAGAACGGCAACTTCCGGACGATCGTCAAGACGAGGTCGACGACGCAGCGGACCACCACCAAGAGCGGTGGCTACCGCGACATGAAGTGGACCAACACCAACAAGCTGCTCGGCAGCTACAACGGTGCGATCGGCGTGAAGACGGGCTCCGGCAAGCAGGCGAAGTACTGCCTGGTCTTCGCGGCGACGCGCGGCAAGCGGACCGTGGTCGGCGCCGTGCTGGCTTCGTCCAACGAGGCGAACCGTACGGCGGACGCGAAGAAGATCATGGACTACGGCTTCAAGCGGTAG
- a CDS encoding sugar MFS transporter: MHDARGDDGTGTTTGRGAGSGTGAGSGTGAGTGTGAGTGTGAGAGTGTGAGTGTGAGTGTGAGTGTGAGTGTGAGTGTDKGTDTDLPSPASTSTSPTLPAPLPVLSRSTTLSAFSLFFTLGATTASLGASLPLLTEHFGGGHDVSRIVTWYNLGALVAVAVLGALGRRLPPRAATGALLALFVAGAGGMAAAPTWSVFAVSGAVCGSGYGGLALMLNTAFAQGFADNSVVMVNRLNAVFGVGAILGPMGVSAVGGWNIQLFPLIAGLLALACVMAYRSGAALSAPPRPPKDPEGQVTGKDGLTRIRLGVFLAVGLLYAGLETSIGAWQSTQLVWSGWSEASAAQAGAGFWGGIALGRLIIPYLAQRLPVRLAIPLYLATALGGLLAAAVPHAAVFAYPLAGIALAPILPTLITWISRLAAVPQRATSLLTLSCMLGNTVVPAGMALTTRAAQPATVALSLASVCALCLGAALVAHRLTAERRPTTTEAAAPKAEPVRP, translated from the coding sequence ATGCATGACGCCAGGGGCGACGACGGCACGGGCACGACCACGGGAAGGGGCGCGGGGAGCGGGACGGGAGCGGGGAGCGGGACGGGAGCGGGGACCGGGACGGGAGCGGGGACCGGGACGGGAGCGGGCGCGGGGACCGGGACGGGCGCGGGGACCGGGACGGGCGCGGGCACCGGGACGGGCGCGGGCACCGGCACGGGCGCGGGCACCGGCACGGGCGCGGGCACCGGCACGGACAAGGGCACCGACACCGACTTACCCTCCCCCGCCTCCACCTCCACCTCCCCCACTCTTCCCGCCCCCCTCCCCGTCCTCTCCCGCTCAACCACCCTGTCCGCGTTCAGCCTCTTCTTCACCCTCGGTGCCACCACCGCGTCACTCGGCGCCTCCCTCCCCCTCCTCACCGAGCACTTCGGCGGCGGACACGACGTCAGCCGCATCGTCACCTGGTACAACCTCGGCGCGCTCGTCGCCGTGGCGGTCCTCGGGGCCCTCGGCCGCAGGCTCCCGCCCCGCGCCGCCACGGGCGCCCTGCTCGCGCTCTTCGTCGCCGGGGCCGGGGGCATGGCCGCCGCCCCCACCTGGTCCGTCTTCGCGGTGTCCGGGGCCGTCTGCGGCAGCGGCTACGGCGGGCTGGCCCTGATGCTGAACACGGCGTTCGCCCAGGGCTTCGCCGACAACAGCGTCGTCATGGTCAACCGGCTCAACGCGGTGTTCGGCGTCGGAGCCATCCTCGGCCCGATGGGCGTCAGCGCGGTCGGCGGCTGGAACATCCAGCTGTTCCCGCTCATCGCCGGACTGCTGGCCCTGGCCTGTGTCATGGCGTACCGCTCCGGAGCCGCGCTCTCCGCTCCGCCGCGCCCGCCGAAGGACCCCGAGGGGCAGGTCACAGGCAAGGACGGACTCACCCGGATCCGGCTGGGCGTCTTCCTCGCGGTCGGTCTGCTGTACGCGGGCCTGGAGACCAGCATCGGAGCCTGGCAGTCCACCCAACTGGTGTGGAGCGGCTGGAGCGAGGCGTCCGCCGCGCAGGCCGGGGCCGGGTTCTGGGGCGGCATCGCGCTCGGCAGGCTGATCATCCCGTACTTGGCCCAGCGCCTGCCCGTACGCCTGGCCATCCCGCTGTATCTGGCGACGGCGTTGGGCGGCCTGCTGGCGGCTGCCGTCCCGCACGCGGCGGTGTTCGCCTACCCGTTGGCAGGCATCGCCCTGGCGCCCATCCTCCCCACCCTCATCACCTGGATCTCCCGCCTCGCGGCGGTGCCCCAGCGGGCGACGTCCCTGCTCACCCTGTCGTGCATGCTCGGCAACACCGTGGTCCCCGCGGGCATGGCTCTGACCACCCGGGCCGCCCAGCCCGCGACGGTCGCGCTGTCGCTCGCCTCGGTGTGCGCGCTCTGCCTGGGCGCCGCGCTGGTCGCCCACCGGCTCACGGCGGAACGCCGCCCGACGACGACGGAGGCTGCCGCTCCAAAAGCCGAGCCGGTGAGGCCGTAG
- a CDS encoding carbamoyltransferase C-terminal domain-containing protein → MLVLGVTNNDLAGACLVRDGEIVAAASEERFTRIKDHKVWPQASIDFVLREGGVSLDEVDRVTYGWHAGFDADKHLLLYVDRIAEEARFRPDSLPHLRKRIADELHNDKDKRAEFDAFVDRNGLRAKTVYVDHHEAHGVGAFLASPFDDALVVTCDGRGDFQSLTVTYCTADGEEVLQRETSIDSLGYFYGRITKLLGFKPNRHEGKITGLAAKGDPEKLLPLMQLMIGLEDGAIRARCGDYYQPSYEGYSETLLAEIALHDPADVAAAAQRHVEDLLTEVVARHIGKVATSNVCLSGGVFANVKLNQRIFEVAGVENVYVLPPMGDGGLPLQAAVVTEYRETGARVRLPSMALGPDSTVSDAQLEEILKDYPGVRFLRVDNGIQDILLDALEAHQVIGTYRGRMEFGPRALGRRSVIYSTDDPSMNDWLNQRLKRTEFMPFAPITAEDLAADAYVGWKPEHPAPLFMTITYECTEIFAKTCPAVVHVDNTARPQIVRKQDDSFLHSLLLSWYARSGQAALVNTSFNKHEEPIVGSHRDAVDPLRDEIIDLLLVDDVYLIWKDKPDSFMSQHVS, encoded by the coding sequence GTGCTTGTCTTAGGGGTTACGAACAATGACCTGGCCGGTGCGTGCCTGGTGCGCGACGGGGAGATCGTCGCCGCCGCCAGCGAAGAGCGCTTCACCCGGATCAAGGACCACAAGGTCTGGCCGCAGGCGTCCATCGACTTCGTCCTGCGCGAAGGCGGCGTCTCGCTGGACGAGGTGGACCGGGTGACCTACGGCTGGCACGCGGGTTTCGACGCGGACAAGCACCTGCTGCTGTACGTGGACCGCATCGCCGAAGAGGCCAGGTTCCGCCCCGACAGCCTGCCCCATCTGCGCAAGCGGATCGCCGACGAGCTGCACAACGACAAGGACAAGCGCGCGGAGTTCGACGCGTTCGTCGACCGGAACGGCCTGCGCGCCAAGACGGTCTACGTGGACCACCACGAGGCACACGGCGTCGGCGCGTTCCTCGCCTCGCCCTTCGACGACGCACTCGTCGTCACCTGCGACGGCCGAGGCGACTTCCAGTCCCTCACCGTGACGTACTGCACGGCCGACGGCGAGGAGGTGCTCCAACGCGAGACCTCCATCGACAGCCTGGGCTACTTCTACGGCCGTATCACCAAGCTGCTCGGCTTCAAGCCGAACCGCCACGAAGGCAAGATCACCGGGCTGGCCGCGAAGGGCGACCCGGAGAAGCTGCTGCCGCTCATGCAGCTGATGATCGGCCTGGAGGACGGGGCGATCCGGGCCCGCTGCGGCGACTACTACCAGCCGTCCTACGAGGGCTACTCCGAGACGCTGCTGGCGGAGATCGCCCTGCACGATCCCGCCGACGTGGCCGCGGCGGCCCAGCGGCACGTGGAGGACCTGCTGACCGAGGTCGTCGCCCGGCACATCGGCAAGGTCGCGACCAGCAACGTCTGCCTGTCCGGCGGCGTGTTCGCCAACGTCAAGCTCAACCAGCGGATCTTCGAGGTCGCGGGCGTCGAGAACGTGTACGTGCTGCCGCCGATGGGCGACGGCGGGCTGCCGCTCCAGGCCGCGGTCGTGACCGAGTACCGCGAGACCGGCGCCAGGGTCCGGCTCCCCTCGATGGCCCTGGGCCCCGACTCCACCGTCTCGGACGCCCAGTTGGAAGAGATCCTGAAGGACTACCCCGGGGTCCGCTTCCTCCGCGTCGACAACGGGATCCAGGACATCCTGCTGGACGCCCTGGAGGCCCACCAGGTGATCGGCACCTACCGGGGGCGCATGGAGTTCGGCCCGCGCGCGCTGGGCCGCCGCAGCGTCATCTACAGCACCGACGACCCGAGCATGAACGACTGGCTCAACCAGCGGCTGAAGCGTACGGAGTTCATGCCGTTCGCCCCGATCACGGCGGAGGACCTGGCCGCCGACGCGTACGTGGGCTGGAAGCCGGAGCACCCGGCACCCCTGTTCATGACGATCACCTACGAGTGCACCGAGATCTTCGCCAAGACCTGCCCGGCGGTGGTCCACGTCGACAACACCGCGCGCCCGCAGATCGTACGGAAGCAGGACGACTCCTTCCTGCACTCGCTGCTCCTGTCCTGGTACGCACGCAGCGGGCAGGCGGCGCTGGTGAACACCTCGTTCAACAAGCACGAGGAGCCGATCGTGGGGTCGCACCGGGACGCGGTGGACCCGCTGCGCGACGAGATCATCGATCTCCTCCTCGTCGATGACGTGTACCTGATATGGAAGGACAAGCCCGACAGCTTCATGTCCCAGCACGTTTCGTGA